A window of the Gossypium hirsutum isolate 1008001.06 chromosome A05, Gossypium_hirsutum_v2.1, whole genome shotgun sequence genome harbors these coding sequences:
- the LOC107955710 gene encoding pentatricopeptide repeat-containing protein At1g50270, with protein MFFMSAITHLSPLTHTISSISSGFTFSLARSFSHDSLCLNKLLAYPKDIASISLLFDQFDQPSPQQWDIIIRDISSSSQPEKSLLFYIVMRRNGVVPSKHTFPSLLKSFSKSKRNPLQLLPHIVKYGMDSDSFVRNSLIAVLFSSLDVQLARQVFDESTQTDVVSWTALINGYLKIGCFIEGLKCFKEMRLKCVKTCGMTVVSILGAAGKMGNVWFGRSIHGLYVETGRIKWDVFIGSAIVDMYSKCGVYGEARKYFDQMPSKNVVSWTALIAGHLQCNRYNEAIIFFQDMLMEKVRPSDFTITSVLAACAEIGDLIHGRCVHGHISRYKLEMNSEVGTALINMYAKCGCLNEAFMVFKKLCGKDVYAWTAMINGFAMHGDAIGSLNLFNEMLSSGIHPNEVTFLGVVNACSHGGLVDEGRKVFTMMKQRYDLEPGLDHYSCMVDMLGRAGYLEEAKKMIEDMPIEPTARVWAALFGACMIHKAYDLGEYIGKHLIKLQPKHSGRYALLANLYSRCQKWDSAAEIRKLMKEKGVKKIPGCSWIEINGAIHEFTAFGSSHYESYSLNEMIDCFIAQMRLDCSFFAFDVDME; from the coding sequence ATGTTTTTCATGTCTGCTATCACCCATTTGTCGCCTTTAACTCACACCATATCTTCGATCTCAAGCGGATTCACATTCTCATTAGCTCGTTCCTTCTCACATGACTCGCTTTGTCTCAACAAGCTCTTGGCTTACCCCAAAGACATTGCTTCTATTTCGCTTCTTTTTGATCAATTCGATCAACCCAGCCCTCAACAATGGGACATCATTATCAGAGACATTTCTTCAAGTTCCCAACCCGAGAAGTCCCTCCTTTTCTACATTGTAATGCGTAGAAATGGTGTCGTTCCCAGTAAACACACTTTCCCTTCCCTTCTCAAATCCTTTTCCAAGTCCAAACGAAACCCGCTTCAGCTTTTGCCTCATATAGTTAAGTACGGAATGGATTCCGACTCTTTTGTGAGGAATTCATTGATTGCCGTACTTTTTAGCTCGCTAGACGTGCAACTTGCTCGTCAAGTGTTCGATGAAAGTACGCAAACGGATGTGGTTTCTTGGACTGCCTTAATTAACGGGTATTTGAAAATTGGTTGCTTTATTGAAGGGTTGAAATGCTTCAAGGAAATGAGGTTAAAGTGTGTAAAAACTTGCGGAATGACTGTTGTAAGTATCCTCGGCGCCGCAGGAAAAATGGGTAATGTTTGGTTTGGAAGGAGTATTCATGGATTATACGTAGAAACAGGGAGAATTAAATGGGATGTTTTCATTGGTAGTGCCATTGTTGATATGTATTCAAAATGTGGCGTCTATGGTGAAGCACGAAAATATTTCGATCAAATGCCAAGTAAAAATGTGGTGTCATGGACAGCTTTGATAGCTGGTCATTTGCAATGTAATAGATATAATGAAGCAATTATCTTCTTTCAAGATATGCTAATGGAGAAGGTTAGGCCAAGTGATTTTACAATTACTAGTGTTCTTGCTGCTTGTGCTGAAATAGGGGATTTGATCCATGGAAGGTGCGTTCATGGACATATAAGTAGATATAAATTGGAGATGAATTCAGAAGTTGGGACGGCATTGATAAATATGTATGCAAAGTGTGGGTGTTTGAATGAGGCTTTCATGGTTTTTAAGAAACTTTGTGGAAAAGATGTTTATGCTTGGACTGCCATGATTAATGGGTTTGCCATGCATGGTGATGCAATAGGCTCCTTAAATCTGTTTAATGAAATGCTAAGTAGTGGTATTCATCCAAATGAAGTAACCTTCCTTGGAGTTGTTAATGCATGCTCTCACGGAGGTCTTGTTGATGAGGGACGCAAAGTCTTCACAATGATGAAGCAAAGGTATGATTTGGAACCTGGCTTAGATCATTACAGTTGCATGGTTGACATGCTTGGTCGAGCCGGGTACTTGGAAGAAGCAAAGAAGATGATCGAAGATATGCCAATAGAGCCTACGGCTCGAGTATGGGCAGCTCTGTTTGGGGCATGTATGATTCACAAGGCATATGATCTAGGTGAATATATTGGAAAACATTTGATCAAATTGCAACCAAAACATAGTGGTAGATATGCCCTTTTGGCAAACTTGTACTCAAGGTGCCAAAAATGGGATTCGGCAGCTGAGATAAGAAAGCTTATGAAAGAGAAAGGTGTTAAAAAGATACCAGGATGTAGCTGGATTGAAATCAATGGTGCAATCCATGAGTTCACTGCCTTTGGTTCATCTCATTATGAATCCTATAGTTTGAATGAGATGATTGATTGTTTTATAGCTCAAATGAGACTTGATTGTAGCTTCTTTGCATTTGATGTGGATATGGAATGA